From the genome of Periplaneta americana isolate PAMFEO1 chromosome 15, P.americana_PAMFEO1_priV1, whole genome shotgun sequence, one region includes:
- the LOC138715202 gene encoding protein Tob1-like, translating to MHIEVQVALNFVISYLYNKLPRRRVNIFGEELEKALKDKFEGHWYPEKPFKGSAFRCLKTGDPVDPVLERAARESGVPIQDVLENLPQELAVWVDPGEVSYRIGEKGAVKVLFSEIADPHDDSSADREVTKTFNPEAQCFRPIEAVGSTLGGLSLSPNKSSSPYSGVSSGTVGSGVVGPVRVQAVSVVPVSAGGGQGVVVTSGSGTTTATSSASSPTPLTAPYKGSPSPVTSFIPRSTAPLTFTTATFAQTKFGSTKLKTSSKRANRMSPTEFSNYIKQRAIQQQIHHHHHHHHQAAPPSQTSPTGRSLSPNTAAAAAAAASGQQPPDPTGYFFQPAGPYHPQFPHRNLFESAAAAAAAAAYMPELYPAAAKFPGAAATAAASSYLDPASIGHQFYNGATTNANNPGSVQVSNNTTSSTAPQDNGKQLLDGLNNFGLGSVAPYPSSPYQHLLVAN from the exons ATGCATATAGAAGTTCAAGTGGCTCTCAATTTCGTCATCTCATACTTGTACAATAAACTACCACGACGGAGGGTGAACATCTTCGGCGAAGAGCTGGAGAAAGCACTGAAGGACAAATTCGAGGGTCACTGGTACCCAGAAAAGCCATTTAAAGGGTCAGCATTTCGGTGTCTCAAGACAGGCGACCCAGTGGACCCCGTGTTAGAGCGTGCGGCCAGAGAGAGCGGCGTCCCCATCCAGGATGTCTTGGAGAACCTGCCCCAGGAGTTGGCAGTATGGGTGGACCCTGGAGAGGTCAGTTACCGCATCGGCGAGAAGGGTGCCGTCAAGGTGCTCTTCAGCGAGATCGCAGACCCACACGACGACTCGTCTGCGGACCGCGAGGTCACCAAGACCTTCAACCCAGAGGCACAGTGCTTCAGGCCGATCGAGGCCGTAGGCTCGACGTTAGGAGGTCTCAGTCTTTCCCCCAACAAGTCTTCGTCGCCGTACTCCGGAGTCTCGTCGGGTACAGTGGGCTCCGGAGTCGTGGGTCCAGTCAGAGTTCAAGCAGTGTCGGTAGTGCCAGTATCAGCGGGCGGTGGCCAAGGGGTCGTCGTGACTTCGGGCTCCGGGACAACCACTGCTACCTCCTCGGCGTCCTCGCCTACTCCACTGACAGCCCCCTACAAAGGGTCCCCTAGCCCGGTGACGTCTTTCATCCCGAGATCTACCGCACCGCTCACTTTCACTACTGCCACCTTCGCACAGACCAAATTCGGAAGCACCAAGCTGAAGACCAGCAGCAAGCGAGCCAACAG AATGTCCCCCACAGAGTTCTCCAACTACATCAAGCAGCGTGCGATCCAGCAGCAgatccaccaccaccatcatcaccaccaccaagcAGCGCCGCCGTCCCAGACCTCTCCCACCGGGCGTTCCCTGTCGCCCAACACGGCAGCGGCTGCAGCGGCCGCAGCATCGGGTCAACAGCCGCCAGACCCTACGGGTTACTTCTTCCAACCCGCCGGCCCGTACCACCCGCAGTTCCCTCACCGCAACCTCTTCGAATCGGCAGCGGCGGCGGCAGCAGCAGCCGCCTACATGCCAGAACTGTACCCCGCTGCGGCGAAGTTCCCGGGTGCCGCAGCAACGGCAGCCGCATCCTCCTACCTGGACCCCGCCTCCATCGGCCACCAGTTCTACAACGGAGCCACGACTAATGCCAACAACCCGGGTAGCGTCCAGGTCAGCAACAACACCACGTCTTCGACGGCCCCTCAAGACAACGGCAAGCAGCTTCTGGACGGCCTCAACAACTTCGGCCTGGGCTCCGTGGCACCCTATCCATCCAGTCCATACCAGCACCTCCTCGTGGCAAACTAA